Proteins from one Stenotrophomonas aracearum genomic window:
- a CDS encoding acetyltransferase: MTTIRPSRPDEGARVIEIWRAAVDATHDFLTPEDRQAIDAMVCGFLPNAPLWIAADDSDYPVAFMLLDEGHMEALFVDPAHRGTGVGAALVRHAIALHPTLTTDVNEQNAQAVGFYERMGFRRTGRSEVDGQGRPYPLIHLKYLD; encoded by the coding sequence ATGACCACCATTCGACCTTCCCGACCCGACGAGGGCGCACGTGTCATCGAGATCTGGCGTGCCGCCGTTGATGCGACCCATGACTTCCTGACGCCCGAAGATCGTCAGGCCATCGACGCCATGGTGTGTGGGTTCCTGCCCAATGCACCGCTGTGGATCGCAGCGGATGACAGCGACTATCCAGTAGCGTTCATGCTGCTCGATGAAGGCCACATGGAGGCGCTGTTCGTAGATCCAGCCCATCGCGGAACCGGCGTAGGAGCAGCGCTGGTGCGCCATGCAATCGCGCTGCATCCGACACTGACGACTGACGTAAACGAGCAGAACGCACAGGCAGTGGGATTCTACGAGCGGATGGGATTTCGGAGGACCGGGCGCTCCGAAGTAGACGGGCAGGGTAGGCCGTACCCGCTGATCCACCTGAAGTATTTGGACTGA
- a CDS encoding MerR family transcriptional regulator has protein sequence MLDPGSNRELPPIPAKRYFTIGEVSELCDVKPHVLRYWETEFPSLEPAKRRGNRRYYQRHDVLMVRQIRGLLYEQGYTIGGARLRLEGAGARDESALSNQIIKQTRMELEEVLQLLRR, from the coding sequence ATGCTGGATCCGGGCAGTAACCGCGAACTCCCGCCGATACCGGCCAAGCGCTACTTCACCATTGGTGAAGTCAGCGAGCTGTGCGACGTAAAGCCGCACGTGCTGCGCTACTGGGAAACCGAATTTCCCAGCCTGGAGCCGGCCAAGCGCCGTGGCAACCGTCGCTACTACCAGCGCCACGACGTGCTCATGGTGCGCCAGATCCGCGGCCTGCTCTACGAGCAGGGCTACACCATCGGCGGTGCCCGCCTGCGCCTGGAAGGTGCCGGCGCACGCGACGAATCGGCACTGAGCAACCAGATCATCAAACAGACGCGGATGGAACTGGAAGAAGTGCTTCAGCTGCTGCGCCGCTGA
- a CDS encoding integration host factor subunit alpha: protein MALTKAEMAEKLFDEVGLNKREAKEFVDAFFDVLREALEQGRQVKLSGFGNFDLRRKNQRPGRNPKTGEEIPISARTVVTFRPGQKLKERVEAYAGSGQ from the coding sequence ATGGCATTGACCAAGGCGGAGATGGCCGAAAAGCTGTTCGACGAAGTCGGTCTGAACAAGCGCGAGGCCAAGGAATTTGTCGACGCGTTCTTCGATGTGCTGCGTGAAGCATTGGAACAGGGACGGCAGGTGAAGCTTTCCGGCTTCGGCAATTTCGACCTGCGGCGCAAGAACCAGCGCCCGGGCCGCAATCCGAAAACCGGTGAAGAGATTCCGATTTCCGCCCGTACGGTGGTCACCTTCCGTCCGGGCCAGAAGCTCAAGGAAAGGGTAGAGGCATATGCTGGATCCGGGCAGTAA
- the pheT gene encoding phenylalanine--tRNA ligase subunit beta, with protein MKFSENWLRSHVPTTASRAELSAVLTAIGLEVEEVTDLGANLDHVVVARIISAERHPEADRLQICQVDAGQGEHLQIVCGAPNARAGLVAPLAMVGAKFGDMTIKAAKLRGVDSNGMLCSAKELGLDSDASGLFELPDDAPVGQTLVEYLGLPDASVEIKLTPNRADCFSVRGIAFDVAAACASEVVPFNAAPVAAVGNRELDIALNAGAEAPRYLGRVIEGVNPRAATPLWMAERLRRSGVRPVSLLVDITQYVMLELGQPMHAYDLGTLQGSIGVRRSRAGETLKLLDGRDAALDDSFLVVTDADRPVGLAGLMGGFDTRVTDDTTAVFLEAAHFAPAAIMGRGRKLGLHTDAGHRFERGVDPALPRTAIEYATRLVLDLAGGTPAPVTEAVRQDDLPATATIGLRRARIARVLGIQIADADVERILRALGMDVAAAADGWQVTAPSRRFDIAIEEDLIEELARIHGYERIPTTLPGGAARIAMPSETRLDDLSTRRQLVARDLQETINYAFVDAGLLASWQLQDNVVALANPLSAELAVMRPALLPGLVATLGRNAARQQPTVRLFELGRVFHPQAGQGAAPLETQRVAVAVCGDATPEQWGLATRKVDFHDLKGDLESLAAASGAVLSFVPSTRPYGHPARSAEVLRDGVSLGWIGQIHPRLAKAMDIDADVFGFELDLAALAARALPRASDLSRFPSVRRDLAFLVPEAAAWADLEATLRRAAGPLQQQVTLFDRYVGQGVEPGFKSLAMGLILQDKSRTLTDRDVDAVVTEAVAAMEREHHARIRG; from the coding sequence ATGAAATTCTCTGAAAACTGGCTGCGCAGCCACGTTCCCACCACCGCCTCGCGCGCCGAGCTGAGCGCGGTGCTGACCGCGATCGGGCTGGAAGTGGAAGAGGTCACCGACCTCGGTGCGAACCTCGACCACGTGGTGGTCGCGCGCATCATCTCCGCCGAGCGCCACCCCGAAGCCGACCGCCTGCAGATCTGCCAGGTCGACGCCGGGCAGGGCGAGCACCTGCAGATCGTGTGCGGCGCGCCCAACGCGCGCGCCGGGCTGGTTGCGCCACTGGCGATGGTCGGTGCGAAGTTTGGTGACATGACCATCAAGGCCGCCAAGCTGCGTGGCGTGGATTCCAACGGCATGCTGTGCTCGGCCAAGGAACTGGGCCTGGACAGCGATGCTTCCGGCCTGTTCGAACTGCCTGACGACGCCCCGGTTGGCCAGACCCTGGTCGAATACCTCGGCCTGCCCGACGCCAGCGTCGAGATCAAGCTGACCCCCAACCGCGCCGACTGCTTCAGCGTGCGCGGCATCGCCTTCGACGTGGCCGCCGCGTGCGCCAGCGAAGTGGTGCCGTTCAACGCCGCCCCGGTGGCCGCCGTCGGCAATCGTGAACTGGATATCGCGCTCAACGCCGGTGCCGAAGCGCCGCGTTACCTGGGCCGCGTCATCGAGGGCGTGAACCCGCGCGCCGCCACCCCGCTGTGGATGGCCGAGCGCCTGCGCCGCAGCGGCGTGCGCCCGGTGTCGCTGCTGGTCGACATCACCCAGTACGTGATGCTCGAACTGGGCCAGCCGATGCACGCCTATGACCTGGGCACCCTGCAGGGCAGCATCGGCGTGCGCCGCTCGCGCGCCGGCGAAACCCTGAAGCTGCTGGACGGCCGCGACGCCGCGCTGGACGACAGCTTCCTGGTGGTCACCGACGCCGACCGTCCGGTCGGCCTGGCCGGCCTGATGGGCGGCTTCGACACCCGCGTCACCGACGACACCACCGCCGTGTTCCTGGAAGCCGCGCACTTCGCCCCGGCTGCCATCATGGGCCGCGGCCGCAAGCTGGGCCTGCACACCGACGCCGGCCACCGCTTCGAGCGTGGCGTCGACCCGGCGCTGCCGCGCACCGCCATCGAATACGCTACCCGCCTGGTCCTGGACCTGGCCGGCGGCACCCCGGCCCCGGTCACCGAGGCCGTGCGCCAGGACGACCTGCCGGCCACCGCGACCATCGGCCTGCGCCGCGCGCGCATCGCCCGGGTGCTGGGCATCCAGATCGCCGACGCCGACGTGGAGCGCATCCTGCGCGCGCTGGGCATGGACGTGGCCGCCGCCGCCGACGGCTGGCAGGTCACCGCGCCCAGCCGCCGCTTCGACATCGCCATTGAAGAAGACCTCATCGAAGAGCTGGCCCGCATCCACGGCTACGAGCGCATTCCGACCACCCTGCCAGGTGGCGCGGCGCGCATCGCCATGCCCAGCGAAACCCGGCTGGACGATCTGAGCACCCGTCGCCAGCTGGTCGCCCGCGACCTGCAGGAAACCATCAATTACGCCTTCGTCGACGCCGGCCTGCTGGCCAGCTGGCAGCTGCAGGACAACGTGGTGGCCCTGGCCAACCCGCTGTCGGCCGAGCTGGCGGTGATGCGCCCGGCGCTGCTGCCGGGCCTGGTCGCCACCCTGGGCCGCAACGCTGCGCGCCAGCAGCCCACCGTGCGCCTGTTCGAACTGGGCCGCGTGTTCCACCCGCAGGCCGGGCAGGGCGCCGCCCCGCTGGAAACCCAGCGCGTGGCCGTGGCCGTGTGCGGCGACGCCACCCCGGAACAGTGGGGCCTGGCCACCCGCAAGGTCGACTTCCATGACCTCAAGGGCGACCTGGAATCGCTGGCCGCCGCCTCCGGCGCCGTGCTCAGCTTCGTGCCCTCGACCCGCCCGTACGGCCACCCGGCCCGCTCGGCCGAGGTGCTGCGTGACGGGGTCAGCCTGGGCTGGATCGGCCAGATCCACCCGCGCCTGGCCAAGGCCATGGACATCGACGCCGACGTGTTCGGCTTCGAGCTGGACCTGGCCGCCCTGGCCGCCCGCGCCCTGCCGCGCGCCAGCGACCTGTCCCGGTTCCCCTCGGTCCGCCGCGATCTGGCCTTCCTGGTCCCGGAGGCTGCGGCCTGGGCCGACCTGGAAGCCACCCTGCGCCGGGCGGCCGGCCCGCTGCAGCAGCAGGTGACCCTGTTCGACCGTTACGTCGGGCAGGGGGTAGAGCCGGGCTTCAAGAGTCTCGCTATGGGCTTGATTTTGCAGGACAAGTCGCGCACTCTGACGGACCGCGACGTGGATGCGGTGGTCACCGAGGCGGTGGCCGCGATGGAGCGTGAACACCACGCCCGGATCCGCGGTTGA
- the pheS gene encoding phenylalanine--tRNA ligase subunit alpha, with protein MSDIQSLTTQALADVAAAQSPDALEALRVALLGKSGSITAQLKQLGALPADARKAAGEAINQARDALTTALGERKAVLEDAALDARLAAEAIDITLPGRAAERGGLHPVTRTLERITEIFGRLGYELSEGPEIEDDWHNFEALNFPPHHPARAMHDTFYFGDGRLLRTHTSGVQVRYMGDHAPPLRMIAAGKVYRSDSDQTHSPMFHQVEGLLVDEHSTFADLKGTLSEFVRAFFERDFEMRFRPSYFPFVEPGAEVDIAWQQPDGSTRWLEVLGCGMVHPNVLRNVGIDPERYTGFAFGLGVERFAMLRYGVNDLRAFFENDVRFLKQFA; from the coding sequence ATGAGTGACATCCAATCCCTGACCACCCAGGCGCTGGCCGACGTGGCCGCCGCACAGAGCCCCGATGCGCTTGAAGCGCTGCGCGTGGCCCTGCTCGGCAAGAGCGGCAGCATCACCGCCCAGCTCAAGCAGCTCGGTGCGCTGCCTGCCGACGCGCGCAAGGCCGCCGGCGAAGCCATCAACCAGGCGCGCGACGCGCTGACCACCGCGTTGGGCGAGCGCAAGGCCGTGCTGGAAGACGCTGCGCTCGACGCGCGCCTGGCCGCCGAAGCGATCGACATCACCCTGCCGGGCCGTGCCGCCGAGCGCGGTGGCCTGCACCCGGTGACCCGTACCCTGGAACGCATCACCGAGATCTTCGGCCGCCTCGGCTACGAGCTGTCCGAGGGCCCGGAAATCGAAGACGACTGGCACAACTTCGAAGCGCTGAATTTCCCGCCGCACCACCCGGCGCGCGCGATGCACGACACCTTCTATTTCGGCGACGGCCGCCTGCTGCGCACGCATACCTCCGGTGTGCAGGTGCGCTACATGGGCGACCACGCGCCGCCGCTGCGCATGATCGCCGCCGGCAAGGTCTATCGCAGCGACAGCGACCAGACCCATTCGCCGATGTTCCACCAGGTGGAAGGCCTGCTGGTGGACGAACATTCGACCTTCGCCGACCTCAAGGGCACCTTGTCCGAGTTCGTGCGCGCGTTCTTCGAGCGCGACTTCGAAATGCGCTTCCGCCCCAGCTACTTCCCGTTCGTGGAACCCGGCGCGGAAGTTGACATCGCCTGGCAGCAGCCCGACGGCAGCACCCGCTGGCTGGAAGTGCTTGGCTGCGGCATGGTGCACCCGAACGTGCTGCGCAACGTCGGCATCGATCCGGAACGCTACACCGGCTTCGCCTTCGGCCTGGGCGTGGAGCGTTTCGCCATGCTGCGTTACGGCGTGAACGACCTGCGCGCGTTCTTCGAAAACGACGTGCGGTTCCTCAAGCAATTCGCGTAA
- the rplT gene encoding 50S ribosomal protein L20, producing the protein MARVKRGVQARRRHKKILTLAKGYYNARRKVFRVAKQAVIKAQQYAYIGRKQKKRNFRSLWITRINAAARINGLSYSRFMNGLLKAGITLDRKVLADIAVHDAAGFAALAEKAKGALAA; encoded by the coding sequence ATGGCTCGAGTAAAGCGTGGTGTACAGGCGCGTCGCCGCCACAAGAAAATCCTGACCCTTGCCAAGGGTTACTACAACGCACGCCGCAAGGTCTTCCGCGTTGCCAAGCAGGCCGTCATCAAGGCACAGCAGTACGCCTACATCGGTCGTAAGCAGAAGAAGCGTAATTTCCGCTCGCTGTGGATCACCCGCATCAACGCGGCTGCCCGCATCAACGGTCTGAGCTACAGCCGTTTCATGAACGGCCTGCTGAAGGCAGGTATCACCCTGGACCGTAAGGTCCTGGCCGATATCGCCGTGCACGACGCAGCCGGTTTTGCTGCACTGGCCGAAAAGGCCAAGGGCGCGCTGGCGGCATAA
- the rpmI gene encoding 50S ribosomal protein L35, translating to MPKIKTNRAAAKRFRKTASGKFKAGHANRSHILTKKSTKRKRNLRQTNHVRAEDAGRLTRMLPYL from the coding sequence ATGCCCAAGATCAAGACCAACCGGGCGGCGGCCAAGCGTTTCCGCAAGACCGCCTCCGGCAAGTTCAAGGCTGGCCACGCCAACCGCAGCCACATCCTCACCAAGAAGTCGACCAAGCGGAAGCGCAATCTGCGTCAGACGAACCATGTTCGTGCAGAAGACGCAGGCCGTTTGACTCGTATGCTTCCCTACCTCTGA
- the infC gene encoding translation initiation factor IF-3, whose product MGDCNISTPDNKQNRKNQEIRVPRVRVIGSDGEMIGVLSRDEALSMAEDEGLDLVEIQPQADPPVCKIMDFGKFKFEAQKKANEAKKKTKQVEIKEVKFRPVTDEGDYQIKLRKMRGFLEDGDKIKVNIRFRGREMSHQELGREMANRIEADLGEDIVIESRPRLEGRQMVMMIAPKKK is encoded by the coding sequence CTGGGAGATTGCAATATCAGTACCCCTGACAACAAACAGAACCGCAAGAATCAGGAAATCCGGGTGCCGCGCGTACGCGTGATCGGCAGCGACGGTGAAATGATTGGCGTGTTGTCGCGCGACGAAGCGCTGTCGATGGCCGAAGACGAAGGCCTGGACCTGGTCGAGATCCAGCCGCAGGCCGATCCGCCGGTCTGCAAGATCATGGACTTCGGCAAGTTCAAGTTCGAAGCGCAGAAAAAGGCCAATGAGGCCAAGAAGAAGACCAAGCAGGTCGAAATCAAGGAAGTGAAGTTCCGCCCGGTCACCGACGAAGGCGACTACCAGATCAAGCTGCGCAAGATGCGCGGGTTCCTGGAAGACGGTGACAAGATCAAGGTGAACATCCGCTTCCGTGGCCGTGAAATGAGCCATCAGGAACTGGGTCGCGAAATGGCCAACCGGATCGAAGCCGATCTGGGCGAGGACATCGTGATCGAGTCCCGTCCGCGCCTGGAAGGCCGGCAGATGGTCATGATGATCGCGCCGAAAAAGAAATAA
- the thrS gene encoding threonine--tRNA ligase produces the protein MIAITLPDGSRREFENPVSVMDVAQSIGAGLAKATIAGAVDGTLVDASDVIDHDASLRIITAKDEEGVEIIRHSCAHLLGHAVKQLYPDVKMVIGPVIAEGFYYDIFSERPFTPDDMAAIEKRMAELIAQDYDVVKKLTPRAEVVEIFKSRGEDYKLRLIEDMSPEIQAMGMYYHQEYVDMCRGPHVPNTRFLKAFKLTRISGAYWRGDAQNEQLQRVYGTAWADKKQLEAYIKRVEEAEMRDHRRIGKQQDLFHLQEEAPGLVFWHPKGWALWQVVEQYMRKVYQKSGYGEVRCPQILDVSLWKKSGHWDNYQDNMFFTESEKRTYAVKPMNCPGHVQVFNQGLHSYRDLPIRYGEFGSCHRNEPSGALHGILRVRGFTQDDGHVFCTEAQIESEVTAFHQQALAVYQHFGFEEIQIKIALRPESRLGDDATWDKAETALRSALSSCGVEWQELPGEGAFYGPKIEYHLKDAIGRTWQLGTMQVDFMMPGRLGAEYVDEASQKKHPVMLHRAIVGSMERFLGILIEHHAGHFPAWLAPVQAVVANITDAQAEYVEGVRKTLADQGLRVTADLRNEKIGYKIREHTLQRVPYLLVVGDREKENGAVAVRTRSGEDLGSMSVQAFIERLQAEQYV, from the coding sequence ATGATCGCGATCACGCTTCCCGACGGCAGCCGCCGTGAGTTCGAAAACCCTGTCAGTGTCATGGACGTCGCCCAGTCGATCGGCGCCGGCCTGGCCAAGGCCACCATCGCCGGTGCCGTCGACGGCACCCTGGTCGATGCCAGCGACGTGATCGACCACGACGCCAGCCTGCGCATCATCACCGCCAAGGACGAGGAGGGCGTGGAAATCATCCGCCACTCCTGCGCCCACCTGCTCGGCCATGCGGTCAAGCAGCTGTACCCGGACGTGAAGATGGTGATCGGCCCGGTCATCGCCGAAGGCTTCTACTACGACATCTTCTCCGAGCGCCCGTTCACCCCGGACGACATGGCCGCCATCGAAAAGCGCATGGCCGAGCTGATCGCGCAGGACTACGACGTGGTCAAGAAGCTGACCCCGCGTGCCGAGGTGGTGGAGATCTTCAAGAGCCGTGGCGAAGACTACAAACTGCGCCTGATCGAAGACATGTCGCCTGAGATCCAGGCCATGGGCATGTACTACCACCAGGAATACGTGGACATGTGCCGCGGCCCGCACGTGCCCAACACGCGCTTCCTGAAGGCCTTCAAGCTGACCCGCATCTCCGGCGCCTACTGGCGCGGCGACGCGCAGAACGAGCAGCTGCAGCGCGTCTACGGCACCGCCTGGGCCGACAAGAAGCAGCTCGAGGCGTATATCAAGCGCGTCGAAGAAGCCGAAATGCGCGACCACCGCCGCATCGGCAAGCAGCAGGACCTGTTCCACCTGCAGGAAGAGGCTCCCGGCCTGGTGTTCTGGCACCCCAAGGGCTGGGCGCTGTGGCAGGTGGTCGAGCAGTACATGCGCAAGGTCTACCAGAAGAGCGGCTACGGCGAAGTGCGCTGCCCGCAGATCCTGGACGTGAGCCTGTGGAAGAAGTCCGGCCACTGGGACAACTACCAGGACAACATGTTCTTCACCGAGTCGGAGAAGCGCACCTACGCGGTCAAGCCGATGAACTGCCCGGGCCACGTGCAGGTGTTCAACCAGGGCCTGCACAGCTACCGCGACCTGCCGATCCGCTACGGTGAGTTCGGTTCCTGCCACCGCAACGAGCCCTCGGGCGCGCTGCACGGCATCCTGCGCGTGCGCGGCTTCACCCAGGACGACGGCCACGTGTTCTGCACCGAGGCGCAGATCGAATCGGAAGTGACCGCCTTCCACCAGCAGGCGCTGGCGGTGTACCAGCACTTCGGCTTCGAGGAAATCCAGATCAAGATCGCGCTGCGCCCCGAATCGCGCCTGGGCGACGACGCCACCTGGGACAAGGCCGAAACCGCGCTGCGCTCGGCGCTGTCCAGCTGCGGCGTGGAGTGGCAGGAGCTGCCGGGCGAGGGCGCCTTCTACGGCCCGAAGATCGAGTACCACCTGAAGGACGCCATCGGCCGCACCTGGCAGCTGGGCACCATGCAGGTCGACTTCATGATGCCCGGCCGCCTCGGCGCCGAGTACGTGGACGAAGCCAGCCAGAAGAAGCACCCGGTCATGCTGCACCGGGCCATCGTGGGCTCCATGGAGCGCTTCCTGGGCATCCTGATCGAGCACCATGCCGGCCACTTCCCGGCCTGGCTGGCCCCGGTCCAGGCGGTGGTGGCCAATATCACCGACGCCCAGGCTGAATACGTTGAAGGGGTCAGGAAAACCCTTGCAGATCAAGGCCTCCGGGTAACGGCCGATTTGCGCAACGAGAAGATCGGTTATAAGATTCGCGAGCATACGCTGCAGCGGGTCCCGTATCTGCTGGTGGTGGGCGACCGTGAGAAGGAAAATGGCGCCGTAGCCGTGCGTACGCGCTCGGGCGAGGATCTGGGCAGCATGTCCGTCCAGGCCTTCATCGAGCGGTTGCAGGCAGAACAGTACGTGTAA